A single region of the Vibrio cyclitrophicus genome encodes:
- a CDS encoding cysteine desulfurase-like protein — translation MSFTLNDVRQQFSALGQYHNGKPVTFFDGPGGSQVPENVLASMTEYLGHFNSNLGGHYFSSQKTTSLMQQAREAAQALLNAESSGNVVFGANMTSLTFQLSRAISRDWKEGDEVIVTALDHYSNVSSWQQAAGDKGAIVRQVRVDESDCSLDMAHFESLLNEKTKLVAVTFASNTTGSIVDMAKVIELAHQHGAQVYVDAVHYAPHHLIDVQQLNCDFLACSAYKFFGPHVGIAYVAPQWLHTLKPYKVEPATNIGPGRFETGTQSFEGLAGVIAAVDYLAQLGDPADSLRSRLEQSYALYNKHESQLSEYFLKRLADLEGAKLYGKTEFDSNLRTPTFAITFDDHSPEFIAKKLGEHNICVWNGHFYALGLVKQLGIEEQGVVRIGCMHYNSIEEIDLLFNVLEGILRSH, via the coding sequence ATGTCCTTCACTCTTAATGATGTGCGCCAACAGTTTAGTGCTTTAGGCCAATATCATAACGGCAAGCCGGTGACCTTTTTTGATGGGCCTGGTGGATCTCAGGTACCAGAGAATGTTTTAGCTTCGATGACCGAATACCTAGGGCATTTCAATTCAAACCTAGGCGGCCACTATTTTTCTAGCCAAAAGACCACAAGCTTAATGCAGCAAGCGCGAGAAGCGGCGCAAGCACTGCTTAATGCGGAGTCTTCTGGCAATGTTGTGTTCGGCGCGAACATGACATCGCTGACCTTCCAACTTAGCCGAGCGATCAGCCGCGATTGGAAAGAGGGCGATGAAGTTATCGTCACGGCGTTAGACCATTACTCAAATGTTTCGAGCTGGCAGCAAGCGGCAGGCGACAAAGGTGCGATTGTTCGCCAAGTTCGCGTAGACGAGTCGGATTGCAGTTTGGATATGGCGCACTTTGAGTCGCTGCTTAACGAGAAAACCAAGCTTGTCGCGGTGACGTTTGCTTCGAATACGACGGGCTCGATTGTCGACATGGCGAAAGTTATTGAGCTTGCCCATCAGCATGGTGCGCAGGTTTATGTCGATGCCGTGCATTACGCACCCCATCACTTGATTGATGTTCAGCAACTGAATTGTGATTTCTTAGCGTGTTCAGCGTATAAGTTCTTCGGCCCTCATGTTGGCATTGCTTATGTTGCGCCTCAATGGCTGCATACTTTAAAGCCTTACAAGGTTGAGCCTGCAACCAATATCGGCCCAGGTCGATTTGAAACAGGAACACAAAGCTTTGAAGGCCTTGCCGGTGTGATTGCGGCGGTGGATTACTTGGCGCAGTTAGGTGATCCAGCCGATTCATTGCGTTCTCGTTTAGAGCAAAGCTACGCGCTGTATAATAAGCATGAAAGCCAACTGAGTGAGTACTTCCTTAAACGCTTGGCCGACCTTGAAGGGGCAAAGCTTTACGGGAAAACCGAATTTGATTCGAACCTAAGAACCCCAACGTTTGCGATTACCTTTGATGACCACTCTCCAGAGTTCATCGCTAAGAAGTTGGGTGAACATAATATCTGTGTGTGGAACGGACATTTCTACGCATTAGGTTTGGTGAAACAGTTGGGTATTGAAGAGCAGGGCGTGGTGCGTATTGGTTGTATGCATTACAACTCGATTGAAGAGATCGACTTGTTGTTTAATGTGCTTGAAGGGATCTTGCGAAGCCACTAG
- a CDS encoding type 1 glutamine amidotransferase domain-containing protein, whose translation MKKILIPVTNHATLGDTDQANGTYAPELTHALKEIIAAGFEYDIASIKGGKGPLYGTNIEGDSVNAEILADDDFQNRINNTIPVSQINVESYDAIFYPGGFGLLSDLATDEQFAAIAAKHYEDGGVIASVCHGPAALLPIVLSNGEKLLSSKSVTGFTREEEIDFGTINDIPFLLEESLARSAARFNKVQPWHELVIVDERVITGQNPTSAHAVGVALVKQLS comes from the coding sequence ATGAAAAAAATACTAATACCTGTAACTAACCACGCAACACTAGGCGATACAGATCAAGCGAACGGTACTTACGCACCTGAACTGACTCATGCTCTGAAAGAGATCATTGCTGCGGGTTTTGAGTACGACATCGCGTCTATCAAGGGTGGCAAAGGCCCATTGTACGGAACCAATATTGAAGGGGATTCAGTAAACGCCGAGATCTTGGCTGATGATGACTTCCAGAACCGCATTAATAACACGATTCCTGTAAGCCAAATTAACGTAGAAAGCTACGATGCTATCTTCTACCCAGGTGGATTCGGCCTACTTTCTGACTTAGCAACCGACGAGCAATTCGCAGCGATTGCGGCTAAGCACTATGAAGATGGCGGTGTGATCGCATCTGTATGTCACGGCCCAGCAGCACTGCTTCCGATTGTCCTAAGCAACGGCGAGAAGCTATTGAGCTCTAAATCGGTGACTGGCTTTACACGCGAAGAAGAGATCGACTTTGGCACAATCAATGACATTCCGTTCTTATTGGAAGAGTCTCTTGCTCGCAGCGCAGCGCGTTTCAATAAGGTTCAACCTTGGCATGAGCTTGTAATTGTTGATGAGCGAGTGATTACCGGTCAGAACCCAACCAGTGCGCACGCAGTAGGTGTAGCCCTCGTTAAGCAGTTGTCTTAG
- a CDS encoding DUF2797 domain-containing protein: protein MSLLAKGTLKKMSASLDGAVTYRLPVGEEFVELNPLIGKTINLTHTGNIFCCSCGKKTKKSYSQGHCFVCMRKLASCDMCIMKPETCHYDEGTCREPEWGEANCMVDHFVYLSNTSSLKVGITRHTQIPTRWIDQGATQGLPILKVKTRQISGLIEVELAKHIADKTNWRTLLKGDGDDMELVEKAKELLPLVEDKIQEIRAKFGDDAIEILSENITSLSYPVEQHPVKIVSHNFDKNPEVTGVLQGIKGQYLILDTGVINIRKFGSYEVEVSA, encoded by the coding sequence ATGTCTTTATTAGCAAAAGGAACACTCAAGAAGATGAGTGCTTCCCTTGATGGTGCGGTTACTTACCGTTTACCTGTAGGTGAAGAGTTTGTAGAACTAAACCCTCTGATTGGTAAAACCATCAACCTCACCCATACTGGCAATATTTTTTGTTGTTCGTGTGGTAAGAAAACCAAGAAAAGCTACTCTCAAGGCCACTGCTTTGTGTGCATGAGAAAGCTAGCAAGTTGCGACATGTGCATCATGAAGCCAGAGACTTGCCACTACGATGAAGGTACTTGTCGTGAGCCTGAATGGGGCGAAGCGAACTGCATGGTTGATCACTTCGTTTACCTGTCGAACACATCAAGCCTTAAAGTGGGTATCACTCGTCATACTCAAATCCCGACTCGCTGGATCGACCAAGGTGCCACTCAAGGCCTGCCAATCTTGAAAGTGAAAACACGTCAAATTTCTGGCCTGATCGAAGTTGAATTAGCAAAACACATTGCTGACAAAACCAACTGGCGCACGCTGCTTAAAGGCGACGGCGACGATATGGAATTGGTAGAAAAAGCCAAAGAACTGTTGCCGTTGGTTGAGGATAAAATCCAAGAGATCAGAGCGAAGTTTGGTGATGATGCTATCGAGATTCTTAGCGAAAACATCACTTCATTGAGCTACCCAGTAGAACAACACCCAGTGAAAATTGTATCGCACAACTTTGATAAGAACCCTGAAGTGACGGGCGTACTTCAAGGCATTAAAGGCCAATACCTAATCCTAGATACTGGTGTGATTAACATCCGTAAATTTGGCTCTTACGAAGTAGAAGTGTCTGCATAA
- the cydD gene encoding cysteine/glutathione ABC transporter permease/ATP-binding protein CydD, producing the protein MDKKKQRSLNKWLKQQSKLAKRWLMIAISLGVLSSVFLIAQAALLASILHQLIIENVDKSELVGHFAGLALSVVGRAGCTWGREIAGYRCGEQIRVYIRQLILDKLRELGPAYIKGKPAGTWATLLLEQVEDMQDFFSRYLPQMSLSVMIPFIILVVVFPVNWAAGLIFLITAPLVPMFMALVGMKAADANRKNFKALQRLSGHFYDRLQSMTTIRLFDRTNAETEVLKGASEVFRTRTMDVLKIAFLSSAVLEFFTSISIAMTAVYFGFTYIGELNFGHYGAGITLFAGLFILILAPEFYQPLRDLGTFYHAKQQAVGAAESIVEFLETDITKVKSGNTQLDPAQGINIEAQDLKVLSPEGVQLVGPISFALNTRQSTALVGPSGAGKTSLINAILGFMPYEGSLKINGIELRELDLASWRKTISWVGQNPLLLHGSIRDNVTLGKHDIADQVVENALEQSFASEFVNEHGLDYMISDRSGGLSVGQSQRLALARAMIQDGQFWLLDEPTASLDTRSEQLVMKGINSNIESRTALLVTHQLAPLQSVDNILVMRDGGLVEQGHYSQLSTAGGLFEEMLNANLAQQDNKGNLDA; encoded by the coding sequence ATGGATAAGAAAAAACAACGCAGCTTGAACAAGTGGCTTAAGCAACAGAGTAAGTTAGCGAAACGCTGGCTTATGATTGCGATTAGCCTTGGCGTACTTTCAAGCGTGTTCTTAATTGCTCAAGCAGCTCTTCTCGCCTCTATTCTTCACCAGCTGATCATCGAGAATGTCGATAAGTCTGAACTGGTTGGTCATTTTGCTGGCTTGGCACTTTCGGTCGTTGGCCGTGCGGGCTGTACATGGGGTCGTGAAATCGCAGGTTATCGCTGTGGTGAACAGATCCGTGTTTACATTAGGCAGCTCATTCTCGATAAGTTACGCGAACTAGGCCCTGCTTACATCAAAGGTAAGCCTGCGGGTACGTGGGCAACGTTGTTGCTAGAACAAGTTGAAGACATGCAAGACTTCTTCTCTCGTTACTTACCTCAGATGTCTTTATCGGTAATGATTCCATTCATTATTTTAGTTGTGGTGTTCCCAGTAAACTGGGCAGCAGGACTGATCTTCTTGATTACTGCTCCACTGGTACCGATGTTCATGGCACTTGTTGGTATGAAAGCGGCCGATGCAAACCGTAAAAACTTCAAAGCGCTGCAGCGTCTTTCAGGTCACTTTTACGACCGTTTGCAGTCAATGACAACCATTCGTCTATTTGATCGCACCAACGCTGAAACAGAAGTACTTAAAGGTGCATCTGAAGTGTTCAGAACGCGTACCATGGATGTGTTGAAAATCGCTTTCTTGTCTTCTGCGGTACTTGAGTTCTTCACGTCGATCTCTATCGCTATGACGGCGGTTTACTTTGGTTTCACCTACATCGGTGAGCTGAACTTCGGCCACTACGGTGCAGGCATTACGCTATTCGCAGGTTTGTTTATCCTTATCTTAGCGCCAGAGTTTTACCAACCTCTACGTGACTTAGGTACTTTCTACCACGCGAAGCAACAAGCGGTTGGCGCAGCCGAAAGTATTGTCGAGTTCCTAGAAACCGACATCACTAAGGTTAAATCAGGCAACACTCAACTAGACCCAGCTCAAGGCATCAATATTGAGGCTCAAGACCTGAAAGTGTTGAGCCCTGAAGGTGTTCAACTGGTTGGCCCTATCTCGTTTGCGCTGAATACTCGCCAGTCGACTGCATTAGTTGGCCCAAGCGGTGCGGGTAAAACAAGTTTAATTAATGCCATTCTTGGTTTCATGCCTTATGAAGGAAGCTTGAAAATCAATGGTATTGAACTGCGTGAACTCGATTTGGCTTCATGGCGAAAAACCATAAGCTGGGTTGGTCAAAACCCGTTACTACTGCACGGCAGCATTCGTGACAACGTCACTCTAGGTAAGCACGATATTGCTGACCAAGTTGTCGAGAATGCACTTGAGCAATCATTTGCTAGTGAATTTGTAAACGAGCATGGCTTGGATTACATGATCTCTGATCGCTCTGGCGGCCTGTCTGTTGGTCAATCTCAGCGTTTGGCTTTGGCTCGCGCAATGATTCAAGACGGTCAGTTCTGGTTATTGGACGAACCGACAGCCAGCCTAGATACTCGTAGCGAACAGTTAGTGATGAAAGGCATCAATAGCAACATTGAAAGCCGTACTGCCCTACTTGTGACGCACCAACTTGCTCCTCTTCAATCGGTCGATAACATTCTGGTTATGCGCGATGGTGGTCTGGTTGAACAAGGTCATTACTCTCAGCTTTCGACTGCGGGTGGTTTATTCGAAGAGATGCTGAACGCGAACTTAGCTCAACAAGACAATAAGGGTAATTTAGATGCGTGA
- a CDS encoding GGDEF domain-containing protein — protein MLQFVECSESAELAMSSINFESTYGVITIQDMNVVSVDANYARIYGYQSPEELLTNIDSFLDLISEEYHVLAYQNYLETISGQRDPQVHTYVNVDRNGREFTVFSIDHVTEWQGRPALQVTVIDLSPAIQLQNAVREQDKMYHDMIMQSGQGILVHREFKPLMVNQSWVKMQGGSSIEQVLELDSILELVPKQNTDGISKHYQAIVSGELSGTSTVVENIGFDGVHRFFNIYDNAITWKGLPAVQVVLEDVTQKVMLEKQLVHQANYDEMTNLLNRRAIYEWLREHMSSNNYLVCMLLDIDDFKSINDTYGHMVGDEVICALANITKRNAEKVGGVAGRWGGEEFIIFIPNASLETAHEVSEQVRQQFHQVEFKIDEQIRFNSSVSIGISDSQACEGGVTIDALVNLTDQSLYRAKANGKNCVDGDVVAL, from the coding sequence ATGCTCCAGTTTGTGGAGTGTAGCGAGAGTGCGGAGTTGGCAATGTCTTCAATAAATTTCGAATCCACGTACGGTGTAATAACTATTCAAGATATGAATGTAGTTAGTGTTGACGCTAATTATGCTCGCATCTATGGATACCAATCACCCGAAGAACTACTTACTAATATAGATAGCTTCCTAGATCTAATCTCAGAAGAATACCATGTTTTAGCCTATCAAAATTACCTTGAAACGATCAGTGGTCAACGCGATCCGCAGGTCCACACCTATGTTAATGTTGATCGCAATGGTCGAGAGTTCACAGTGTTCTCTATTGACCATGTGACAGAGTGGCAAGGTCGGCCAGCACTGCAAGTCACGGTGATCGATCTTTCCCCTGCGATTCAGCTACAAAATGCGGTGCGTGAACAAGATAAGATGTATCACGATATGATCATGCAATCAGGGCAGGGCATCTTGGTTCACCGAGAGTTCAAACCGCTGATGGTCAATCAATCGTGGGTTAAAATGCAGGGTGGTTCTTCCATTGAGCAAGTATTAGAGTTGGACTCTATCCTTGAACTGGTGCCAAAACAGAATACCGATGGCATTAGCAAGCACTATCAAGCGATCGTTTCGGGGGAGTTGTCCGGAACGAGTACTGTGGTTGAAAACATTGGCTTTGATGGCGTTCATCGGTTCTTCAATATTTACGACAATGCGATTACTTGGAAAGGTCTGCCCGCTGTTCAGGTTGTTCTCGAAGATGTGACGCAAAAGGTGATGTTGGAAAAGCAGTTGGTTCACCAAGCGAACTACGATGAAATGACTAACTTACTTAACCGCAGAGCGATTTATGAGTGGCTGAGAGAGCACATGTCCTCTAACAACTACCTTGTGTGTATGCTGCTGGATATCGATGATTTTAAGTCGATTAATGATACTTACGGCCATATGGTTGGTGATGAAGTCATTTGTGCTTTGGCTAATATTACCAAGCGCAATGCCGAGAAAGTCGGCGGAGTAGCAGGCCGTTGGGGTGGTGAAGAGTTTATTATATTTATCCCAAATGCGTCTCTTGAAACAGCGCATGAGGTTTCTGAACAGGTTCGCCAACAGTTCCATCAAGTCGAGTTCAAAATCGATGAACAGATTCGATTTAATTCGAGTGTCAGTATCGGAATCAGTGATAGCCAAGCCTGTGAAGGCGGTGTAACGATTGACGCACTCGTGAATTTAACCGATCAATCTCTCTATCGCGCGAAAGCCAATGGCAAGAATTGTGTAGACGGAGATGTAGTTGCGCTTTAA
- a CDS encoding 2OG-Fe dioxygenase family protein, whose translation MLHAHENTLHITHLSNHAVEELSPSFSKLPSTEHADGQFRLRRYSVVQFSNGQVVELDKHNFVQSEDINHFQGDVVRQFEPIEAPILSSEGMQEMCELFIETNGLEDGQEIEIHQIRIAAIFEETQVAPEGVHQDGFDHIALIGVNRHNIVGGEIMLYQDSHEAPFFRKVLEDGEVAMLADSKLWHNAQPIRTIDHDEMGYMDVFVLTAKDARNVLHS comes from the coding sequence ATGTTACATGCTCACGAAAATACCCTACATATTACCCACCTCAGTAACCACGCAGTTGAGGAGTTGTCACCGTCATTCTCTAAGCTTCCAAGCACAGAGCATGCGGATGGTCAGTTTCGATTGAGAAGGTACTCGGTGGTTCAATTCAGTAATGGACAAGTCGTAGAGCTAGACAAACATAACTTTGTTCAGTCTGAAGACATTAATCACTTTCAAGGTGATGTTGTTCGCCAATTCGAGCCAATTGAAGCACCAATTCTAAGCAGCGAAGGCATGCAAGAGATGTGTGAACTGTTTATTGAAACCAATGGGCTTGAAGACGGACAAGAAATCGAAATCCACCAAATCCGCATTGCCGCTATTTTTGAAGAAACTCAGGTTGCGCCAGAAGGTGTTCACCAAGATGGCTTCGACCACATCGCTTTAATTGGTGTTAACCGTCATAACATTGTGGGCGGCGAGATCATGCTGTACCAAGATTCTCATGAAGCACCATTCTTTAGAAAAGTGCTTGAAGACGGTGAAGTCGCAATGCTGGCCGACAGCAAGCTTTGGCACAACGCACAGCCGATTCGTACCATAGACCACGATGAGATGGGCTATATGGATGTGTTTGTTCTAACAGCTAAGGATGCGCGCAATGTCCTTCACTCTTAA
- a CDS encoding LysR family transcriptional regulator has product MDSFEGINEFVAVAECHGFSAAAKQLGCSTSHVSRQVSRLEERVGVALLARSTRMVSLTESGHTYYQQCKDLVIGLQQANEQVTSQQAQLSGTLRVSAAGAFAENHVAAALMEFAKDHPDLTIEMNFNTNMVNFIEDGIDFAIRYGRLDDSGLVARKLVDRPMAAAASQDYIDQFGSPTQPEQLKLHSCIIANSDQWLFEKEGKPLNAVRVHGRWRSNNSSAVLKACEEGLGVVYLPKSSFNGGLSNGKLVPVLEEYWGAGTSSWVVYQNRRFLPQRARLAIDFLVAYFSDWNE; this is encoded by the coding sequence ATGGATAGCTTTGAAGGGATTAATGAGTTTGTTGCGGTAGCCGAATGCCACGGCTTTTCCGCGGCAGCGAAACAATTGGGTTGCAGCACCAGCCATGTCAGCCGCCAAGTATCGAGACTAGAAGAACGGGTAGGCGTGGCGTTGTTGGCGCGTTCAACTCGTATGGTGAGTTTGACCGAGTCTGGGCATACCTATTATCAGCAATGCAAAGATCTGGTTATCGGGCTGCAACAGGCGAATGAACAAGTCACGTCTCAACAAGCTCAGCTGAGTGGTACTTTACGCGTGAGTGCGGCGGGTGCGTTTGCAGAAAATCATGTCGCGGCGGCGCTAATGGAATTTGCCAAAGATCACCCTGATCTCACCATCGAAATGAACTTCAATACCAACATGGTTAACTTCATCGAAGATGGTATCGACTTCGCGATTCGTTATGGTCGGTTAGATGATTCTGGTTTGGTGGCAAGGAAGCTGGTGGATCGTCCGATGGCAGCGGCCGCGAGTCAGGATTACATCGATCAATTTGGTTCTCCAACCCAGCCTGAGCAGTTGAAGTTGCACAGTTGTATTATTGCCAACAGTGATCAGTGGCTGTTTGAGAAAGAGGGTAAACCGTTAAATGCAGTACGAGTGCATGGGCGCTGGCGCAGTAACAATTCGAGCGCAGTACTGAAAGCATGTGAAGAGGGGCTTGGTGTTGTCTACCTACCCAAAAGCAGCTTCAATGGCGGTCTTAGTAATGGAAAACTGGTCCCGGTGCTTGAAGAGTATTGGGGAGCGGGAACCAGCAGTTGGGTCGTATATCAAAACCGTCGTTTTTTACCCCAGAGAGCAAGATTGGCGATCGACTTCTTAGTCGCTTACTTTTCGGATTGGAATGAATAA
- a CDS encoding GGDEF domain-containing protein yields the protein MKWIHKIVIFLVIATLAIVQYYRVSGNRVITAITPDKYEFIATSDRVDRGISTSQFFYENGQYILECELKESEYPWPYCGLSIRITPDITEGLDLSQYHTFRVNIDYHAEADSSGRLRTYLRNYNPAYSVPDDEYTHKYNGMEFSPGIDGGVIEIPIKNLQVMTWWLADNDIALEHSAPEYSNVNMVEFATASGAKLGHHRIVIRSIEFEGSYITGESLFMILLFVWVGTGTVFLLSELHRSRKRMVIAEKRHHHLKNVNRALREQNFEFSEMAHRDELTGILNRHAIRDWLKMQSQYVKQGHGKLSMLYLDIDYFKSVNDKYGHQMGDHILREFSMVVGSSISATDKLVRWGGEEFIVFCPETDLGEAQRKAEKIRLLVSQHLWVHGDPLTCSIGVAEMKQERVTETIARADEALYQAKHSGRNQVILSH from the coding sequence GTGAAGTGGATCCATAAGATTGTTATCTTTCTAGTTATCGCAACGCTTGCCATTGTGCAGTATTACCGTGTGAGCGGAAATCGTGTGATAACGGCAATTACCCCTGATAAATATGAATTTATCGCGACCAGCGATCGAGTTGATAGGGGAATCAGTACATCCCAGTTTTTTTATGAAAATGGGCAGTACATTCTCGAGTGTGAACTTAAAGAATCCGAGTATCCGTGGCCTTATTGCGGCTTATCGATTCGAATCACCCCTGACATTACCGAAGGTCTTGATCTTTCCCAATATCACACCTTTAGAGTGAACATTGATTACCATGCAGAGGCTGACTCTAGCGGTCGTTTGAGAACCTACCTACGTAACTACAACCCTGCTTATTCGGTTCCTGATGACGAGTACACGCACAAGTACAACGGGATGGAATTTTCTCCAGGAATTGATGGTGGTGTGATTGAGATTCCGATCAAAAACCTGCAAGTGATGACATGGTGGTTGGCTGATAACGATATTGCGTTAGAGCACTCTGCCCCTGAGTATTCGAACGTGAATATGGTCGAGTTTGCTACTGCGTCTGGAGCGAAACTCGGTCACCACAGAATCGTCATACGAAGTATTGAATTCGAAGGCTCGTATATCACGGGTGAAAGCTTGTTTATGATCTTGCTGTTTGTTTGGGTAGGTACGGGCACTGTGTTCCTGCTTTCAGAGTTGCACAGATCAAGAAAGCGCATGGTGATTGCAGAGAAAAGACATCATCACTTGAAGAACGTCAATCGGGCACTGAGAGAACAAAACTTTGAATTTTCAGAGATGGCCCATCGTGATGAGTTAACAGGAATACTCAACCGACACGCGATTCGTGATTGGTTGAAAATGCAGTCACAATACGTGAAGCAAGGCCACGGTAAGCTGAGTATGCTCTATCTCGATATTGATTACTTCAAGAGTGTGAACGATAAATACGGGCACCAAATGGGTGACCATATATTACGTGAGTTCAGCATGGTGGTGGGCAGCTCGATCAGCGCTACCGACAAGTTGGTTCGTTGGGGCGGCGAGGAATTTATTGTTTTTTGCCCTGAGACTGATCTTGGCGAAGCACAAAGGAAGGCCGAGAAAATTCGACTTTTAGTCAGCCAACACCTTTGGGTTCATGGCGATCCACTGACATGCAGTATTGGTGTTGCCGAGATGAAGCAAGAACGAGTGACAGAGACCATTGCCCGCGCTGATGAAGCTTTATATCAAGCGAAGCATTCAGGTAGAAATCAAGTGATCTTGAGTCACTAA
- the trxB gene encoding thioredoxin-disulfide reductase translates to MSDVKHCNLLILGSGPAGYTAAVYAARANLNPVLVTGMQQGGQLTTTTEVENWPGDAEGLTGPALMDRMKEHAERFETEILFDHINEVDLSNRPFRLKGDSGEYTCDALIISTGASAKYLGLDSEEAFKGRGVSACATCDGFFYRNQKVAVVGGGNTAVEEALYLSNIASEVHLVHRRDTFRAEKILVKRLMDKVENGNIVLHTDRTLDEVLGDDMGVTGVRIKDTQSDKTEDIEVMGAFIAIGHQPNTEIFKGQVDMKDDYIIVQSGLEGNATQTSIPGVFAAGDVMDHNYRQAITSAGTGCMAALDAERFLDGLNDK, encoded by the coding sequence ATGAGCGACGTAAAGCACTGTAATTTATTGATTCTTGGTTCTGGCCCTGCTGGCTATACAGCTGCAGTTTACGCTGCTCGTGCAAACCTAAACCCAGTACTTGTTACAGGTATGCAGCAAGGTGGTCAGCTTACAACCACAACAGAAGTGGAAAACTGGCCGGGTGATGCGGAAGGTTTAACGGGTCCAGCTCTAATGGATCGCATGAAAGAGCACGCAGAGCGCTTTGAAACAGAGATCCTGTTCGACCACATTAACGAAGTCGACCTTTCAAACCGCCCTTTCCGCCTTAAAGGCGATTCTGGCGAGTACACGTGTGATGCGTTGATCATCTCAACGGGCGCATCAGCTAAGTACCTAGGTTTAGATTCTGAAGAAGCATTCAAAGGCCGCGGCGTTTCTGCTTGTGCTACGTGTGATGGTTTCTTCTACCGCAACCAGAAAGTAGCGGTTGTGGGTGGTGGTAACACGGCTGTTGAAGAAGCTCTTTACCTATCTAACATCGCGTCTGAAGTTCACCTAGTTCACCGTCGTGACACGTTCCGTGCTGAAAAGATTCTTGTTAAGCGTTTAATGGACAAAGTAGAGAACGGCAACATTGTTCTTCACACTGATCGCACGCTAGACGAAGTTCTAGGCGACGACATGGGCGTGACTGGCGTTCGTATTAAAGATACTCAGTCTGATAAGACAGAAGACATCGAAGTAATGGGCGCGTTCATTGCTATCGGTCACCAACCGAACACGGAAATCTTCAAAGGCCAAGTTGATATGAAAGATGATTACATCATCGTTCAATCGGGTCTTGAAGGTAACGCGACACAAACCAGCATCCCAGGCGTATTCGCTGCGGGTGATGTGATGGACCACAACTACCGCCAAGCAATCACTTCTGCTGGTACAGGTTGTATGGCTGCACTGGATGCTGAACGCTTCCTAGATGGTCTTAACGATAAGTAA